The following proteins are encoded in a genomic region of Leucoraja erinacea ecotype New England chromosome 23, Leri_hhj_1, whole genome shotgun sequence:
- the si:dkey-21c1.1 gene encoding protein FAM104A isoform X1 encodes MLSDGRKRRRSCKDEESQPVPPPKRLSNNTLLQDLPRDSWDCESSSSDSSSIVSSPDRLNGHLPTEANLNWTKPGNSSTMLQFSDSIEQSAQGPYLQINQILKEAHFYSLHQRGHQT; translated from the exons GAAGCGAAGACGGAGCTGTAAAGATGAGGAAAGCCAGCCTGTCCCACCTCCAAAACGTCTCAGCAACAATACCCTGTTACAGGATCTACCAAGAGACAGCTGGGACTGCGAG TCCTCAAGCAGTGACAGCAGCAGCATTGTCAGTAGTCCCGACAGACTGAATGGACACTTACCGACTGAAGCCAATTTAAACTGGACCAAGCCAGGCAACAGCTCAACAATGCTTCAATTTTCTGATTCCATTGAACAGTCTGCACAAGGCCCATATCTGCAAATCAATCAGATCCTGAAAGAGGCACACTTCTATAGCTTGCATCAGCGTGGACATCAAACGTGA
- the si:dkey-21c1.1 gene encoding protein FAM104A isoform X2, which yields MARKRRRSCKDEESQPVPPPKRLSNNTLLQDLPRDSWDCESSSSDSSSIVSSPDRLNGHLPTEANLNWTKPGNSSTMLQFSDSIEQSAQGPYLQINQILKEAHFYSLHQRGHQT from the exons GAAGCGAAGACGGAGCTGTAAAGATGAGGAAAGCCAGCCTGTCCCACCTCCAAAACGTCTCAGCAACAATACCCTGTTACAGGATCTACCAAGAGACAGCTGGGACTGCGAG TCCTCAAGCAGTGACAGCAGCAGCATTGTCAGTAGTCCCGACAGACTGAATGGACACTTACCGACTGAAGCCAATTTAAACTGGACCAAGCCAGGCAACAGCTCAACAATGCTTCAATTTTCTGATTCCATTGAACAGTCTGCACAAGGCCCATATCTGCAAATCAATCAGATCCTGAAAGAGGCACACTTCTATAGCTTGCATCAGCGTGGACATCAAACGTGA